From Carassius gibelio isolate Cgi1373 ecotype wild population from Czech Republic chromosome B21, carGib1.2-hapl.c, whole genome shotgun sequence, the proteins below share one genomic window:
- the LOC127985423 gene encoding vitelline membrane outer layer protein 1-like, translated as MFQASTEAMHRFIFLMLSLLVITGLQVSVESAGIRFERSIDRHYKSELTVPNGGGWGSWGQRDMCPAGTYAAGFSLRVEAPVGREDDTALNGIRLHCIHTPSLYHSPSKIQSDVGSWGQWTDIKWCPSGFLTAFQLRVERSQGDGDDTAANNVMFQCTQGTLQGDGTNWGDWGSWSPTCGGKGICGLKTRIELPQGRGDDTALNDVIMFCCD; from the exons ATGTTTCAGGCCAGTACTGAAGCAATGCATCGCTTCATTTTCTTGATGCTTTCACTGCTAGTCATTACTGGGCTGCAGGTGAGCGTTGAGAGCGCAGGAATACGTTTCGAGCGAAGCATCGACAGACATTATAAATCAGAGCTGACCGTGCCGAATGGAGGAGGCTGGGGGTCGTGGGGTCAGAGGGACATGTGTCCAGCTGGAACGTACGCCGCAGGATTCAGTCTAAGG gtgGAAGCTCCTGTTGGTCGAGAGGATGACACTGCACTCAACGGGATCCGTCTTCACTGCATTCATACGCCAAGCTTGTATCACAGCCCCTCCAAAATTCAGTCAGATGTAGGCAG ctGGGGTCAATGGACAGATATCAAATGGTGTCCTTCTGGATTCTTGACTGCGTTTCAGCTGAGAGTCGAACGCTCTCAAGGAGATGGTGACGATACGGCCGCAAACAACGTCAT GTTCCAATGCACTCAAGGGACTTTACAGGGCGACGGCACAAACTGGGGCGACTGGGGCTCCTGGAGTCCAACATGTGGAGGAAAAGGGATTTGTGGTCTCAAGACACGGATTGAACTGCCTCAAGGACGAGGAGATGACACCGCTCTCAATGACGTGATCATGTTCTGCTGTGATTAA